Sequence from the Gemmatimonadota bacterium genome:
CCGTGCGGGGTGCACGGTCGGCAGGGGAGGTTACGCTGGAGGACCGTTGCCCTGGCCCGGTACGGGAAAAAGCCGAATGCCTCGACGCCAGGGCCGTAGAGCGCCACGGCCGGAGTTCCCACCGCGGTCGCGAGGTGGGTGACCCCGGTGTCTCCGCCGACCATCGCGCGCGACTGCTTCAGCAGGGCGGCGGTGCCCGAGAGCGAGAAGCGACCGGCGGCACTCACCGCGCCCGGGCCGCCCGCCTCGGCGATCGCGGCGGCCGCCTCGCGGTCACCCGGACCGCCCAGCACCACCAGATCACAGGTCGCCCGGAGGCGCCGCGCCAGCGCCTCCCAGTGTTCGAGGGGCCACCGCTTGGTCGCGTGCGCCGCGCCCGGCGCCAACGCGATCATGGTCCGCTCCCGGCCCACGCCGTTCGCGGTCAGGAATTCCGCGGCCTCCCGCTGCGCCTCCGCCGTGACGAAGAACTCGGCTGGCCCCCCGTCGGGAACCACGTCCAGCCCGGCCGCCGCCTCGAAGTAGCGCTCGGCGACCGGGCCAAGGAGACCGCCTCGGGCACCGCCGGTGCGTATCAGCAGGGTCCGGCGCACCCGATGTTTCGAATAGCCGCTCCAGCGGCCGCCGACCAGCTGTCGCAAGGCCAGCGTCCGCAGCGAGCCATGCAGGTCGAGCCGGTGGGTCCACTCCGTCTGGCGCAGGGTCGCGGCCAGGGCGCCAAGGGGCGAACCGCGCTTCCAGGTGATCAACTCGTTCAGTCGCGGGTT
This genomic interval carries:
- a CDS encoding glycosyltransferase family 9 protein, whose product is MPAPRILLVRFSSIGDLLLTTPLIRALRTRHPTAQISMVVREDMAETLRHNPRLNELITWKRGSPLGALAATLRQTEWTHRLDLHGSLRTLALRQLVGGRWSGYSKHRVRRTLLIRTGGARGGLLGPVAERYFEAAAGLDVVPDGGPAEFFVTAEAQREAAEFLTANGVGRERTMIALAPGAAHATKRWPLEHWEALARRLRATCDLVVLGGPGDREAAAAIAEAGGPGAVSAAGRFSLSGTAALLKQSRAMVGGDTGVTHLATAVGTPAVALYGPGVEAFGFFPYRARATVLQRNLPCRPCTPHGGPVCPLGHHRCLVDILPEAVAQAVVALPK